A section of the Candidatus Aminicenantes bacterium genome encodes:
- a CDS encoding tetratricopeptide repeat protein: MDSEALVKLGLSGDPGSGEIRKAYLARTTQPRFQDVIVQDLSLSQEFSRLHEAYITLMRELAQTGVEVSAPSSTSDTVQLLYNQGVYAMIHQNFLRAGEKFQEADRIQPRNPLVLLHLGILLLKRHSFYAAEKYLRDAAELLPDNHAPWLYLAETYEQAGKPGAAQAALRRALALNPSLSGIAARIKTLDKKGKSGKDSNDRRLSLLERLLGRRR, encoded by the coding sequence ATGGACAGTGAGGCCCTGGTGAAATTGGGGTTGTCAGGGGATCCGGGGTCTGGGGAAATCCGCAAGGCTTACCTGGCGCGAACCACGCAACCCCGATTTCAGGATGTGATAGTCCAGGACCTGTCACTGAGTCAGGAATTTTCCCGTCTTCACGAGGCTTACATCACCCTGATGCGCGAATTGGCCCAAACCGGAGTTGAAGTGTCCGCGCCCTCCTCTACATCGGACACCGTGCAGTTGCTGTACAATCAAGGCGTTTACGCCATGATCCATCAGAATTTTTTGCGGGCGGGGGAAAAATTTCAGGAAGCCGACCGCATCCAGCCTCGCAATCCCCTGGTCCTGCTGCACCTGGGGATCCTGCTGCTCAAGCGGCACAGCTTCTATGCTGCGGAGAAGTACCTGCGGGACGCAGCTGAATTGCTTCCCGACAACCACGCTCCCTGGCTGTACCTGGCGGAAACCTATGAACAGGCCGGCAAACCCGGGGCGGCGCAAGCTGCTTTACGCAGGGCATTGGCGCTCAACCCTTCACTGTCGGGTATTGCCGCTCGCATCAAAACGCTTGACAAAAAGGGCAAATCCGGCAAAGACTCCAATGACCGGCGCTTATCCCTGCTGGAGCGGTTGCTGGGAAGGCGCCGCTGA